ttagttttttaaagtttatttaggggtacctgggtggctcagtgggttaagcgtccaactttggctcaggtcatgatctcacagtttgtgggtttgagccccacattgggctctgtgctgaaagctcagagcctggagcctgcttcagattctgtgtctctctcttgcttcgCCTCTCCCCCtctagtgctctctctcaaaaatgaataaacattaataaaataaaaaaaattaaaaaagtaaagtttatttatttattttgagagagagagagagagagagagagagagagcgagctcaagcagggaaagggcagagagagagggagagaaagagagagggagagagagaatcctaagcaggctctgcactgtcagtgtgaagcctaacatggggcttgatcatgaaccatgagatcatgactggagccaaaatcaagagttggagccacctgggagccctggttttgattgctttttaaatcaaaataatcttcatgctaAAGTGGCTCGTTTTGAGGTGGTCTGATCTTGACCCCTACATCTCTCAAGCGATTTGTTTCTTCATTACCTATATTTAACACATTAACTGTTGTGCCTCTGTCTCACAAACTACATCCTGATTCACCTTCTGTAGTAGAATGGAATCTCCTCAAAAACAAATTTACACTACAAGCTGTGATCTACACATTCTCATCTGTTAGACTGAGGTAAGTATGAAGGTATGTGTCAGGCAGGCAAAAGTTATGACACTCAGTCAAGCAGCCTGAGGCATTTACTTGAACTCTCTGTGAGTCCCACTTTCTTCCTGTGTAAAAAGGGGTTACTCGTTATGTGGCCCGAAAGGGGATGATTAAATTGATTAAATAAGAGAAACATGTGACATCCTTATTATGAGGCCTGGCACGACTCAATAATACTCCATAAATAGATCTCAGTGTGATTGATAGTGAGCCTGACTGGAAACAGGGGAGATGCAGGGGGTACTTTTGAGGCAGGACAAAGGCTCTGGCTGAGGATTTTCATACATGCTCCTGGAGAGGAAATAATAAGATGAGTTTTGAGACCAATGTTCTCCCTGTGGCAGTGTGTCTGTTGCAGGTCCTTATCCCATTCTGTGCATAGAAACCTGATACAGGCAGGCACCTGCAGTGGATGTGTTGGGACCTCACAGACAAGGAGGCAGGAATCTCCTGGTAGGGAAGGGAAAGGTTGTGAGTGCATGGAGGCATGCATCGTTCCAAAAAGAAACAGCCAAAATGGGAAAATGCTCTGAATTGTGATTGTGATTTCTCACTCCTCTTCTctttgggaaaggagaaagagaagcccagaAGACACAAAGATAACAGAAGTTATCCCTCTTTCACTCCTAGCAGTGCCAGGAAGATCTAGGGGTGCAGAAGCAGCagggccagcccagcccagtccagccctggaaggaaaaaaggaacaaggcGTGTGCCCCCTTGGCTGAGGTGCCATGGCCAGACTCTGCCAGAGCCTGCTGCTCCTGGTGGCCACTGTGGCCCTTGTATCCAGAAGTGTTCATGCCTGGGGCAGGCCAAAGGTGGTGAGGAAATTCCAAGACATCCCTGAAACCTACGTCTATGTGCAACAAGCACTGTGGTTTGCCATGAAAGGATTTAATAAGACCAGCAAAGACAAGTACAGCTACAAGGTGGTGAAGGTCCTGAAATCCCAGGAGCAGGTCAGTGAGcattttcttcttgctctttctctccaagATGCAGTCATGGGGGTACCATTTTCATGGAGGGCCACAGAGACCAGGGAGTGGAAAAGAGCTGAGAAATGTCTTTggccaaatatatattaattttattttagggttttttggAGGAAAATTAATTAGGATTCATCTTTTATTATTCCAGGATGAAACATAAAATATCcattaaaataacagaatttattttatttttttatttttatttttattttattttattttattttttttatatatatatgaaatttattgacaaattggtttccatacaacacccagtgctcatcccaaaaggtgccctcctcaatacccatcacccaccctcccctccctcccaccccccatcaaccctcagtttgttctcagtttttgacagtctcttatgctttggctctctcccactctaacctctttttttttttttccttcccctcccccatgggttcctgttaagtttctcaggatccacataagagtgaaaccatatggtatctgtctttctctgtatggcttatttcacttagcattacactctccagttccatccacgttgctacaaaaggccatatttcattttttctcattgccacatagtattccattgtgtatatataccacaatttctttatccattcatcagttgatggacatttaggctctttccataatttggctattgttgagagtgctgctatgaacattggggtacaagtgcccctgtgcatcagtactcctgtatcccttggataaattcctagcagtgctattgctgggtcatagggtaggtctatttttaattttctgaggaacctccacactgctttccagagcggctgcaccaatttgcattcccaccaacagtgcaagagggttcccgtttctccacatcctctccagcatctatagtctcctgatttgttcattttggccactctgactggcgtgaggtgatacctgagtgtggttttgatttgtatttccctgataaggagcgacgctgaacatcttttcatgtgcctgttggccatctggatgtcttctttagagaagtgtctattcatgttttctgcccatttcttcactgggttatttgtttttcgggtgtggagtttggtgagctctttatagattttagatactagccctttgtccgatatgtcatttgcaaatatcttttcccattccgttggttgccttttagttttgttggttgtttcctttgctgtgcagaagctttttatcttcataaggtcccagtaattcacttttgcttttaattcccttgcctttggggatgtgtcgaggaagagattgctatggctgaggtcagagaggtcttttcctgctttctcctctaaggttttgatggtttcctgtctcacatttaggtcctttatctgttttgagtttatttttgtaaatggtgtgagaaagtggtctagtttcaaccttctgcatgttgctgtccagttctcccagcaccatttgttaaagaggctgtcttttttccattggatgttctttcctgctttgtcaaagatgagttggccatacgtttgtgggtctagttctggggtttctattctattccattggtctgtgtgtctgttttttttgccaataccatgctgtcttgatgattacagctttgtagtagaggctaaagtctgggattgtgatgcctcctgctttggtcttcttcctcaaaattcctttggctattcggggccttttgtggttccatatgaattttaggattgcttgttctaatttcgagaagaatgctggtgcaattttgattgggattgcattgaatgtgtagatagctttgggtagtattgacattttgacaatatttatttttccaatccatgagcagggaatgtctttccatttctttaaatcttcttcaattaccttcataagctttctatagttttcagcatacagatcctttacatctttggttagatttattcctaggtattttatgcttcttggtgcaattgtgaatgggatcagtttctttatttgtctttctgttgcttcattgttagtgtataagaatgcaactgatttctgtacattgattttgtatcctgcaactttgctgaattcatgtatcagttctagcagacttttggtggagtctatcggattttccatgtataatatcatgtcatctgcaaaaagcgaaaagcttgacttcatctttgccaattttgatgcctttgatttccttttgttgtctgattgctgatgctagaacttccagcactatgttaaacaacagtggtgagagtgggcatccctgtcgtgttcctgatctcagggaaaaagctctcagtttttccccgttgaggatgatgttagctgtgggcttttcataaatggcttttatgatctttaagtatgttccttctatcccgactttctcaagggtttttattaagaaagggtgctggattttgtcaaaggccttttctgcatcgattgacgggatcatatggttcttctcttttttttttattaatgtgatgtatcacgttgattgatttgcgaatgttgaaccagccctgcatcccaggaatgaatcccacttgatcatggtgaataattctttttatatgccgttgaattcgatttgctagtatcttattgagaatttttgcatccatattcatcagggatattggcctgtagttctctttttttactgggtctctgtctggtttaggaatcaaagtaatactggcttcatagaatgagtctggaagttttccttccctttctatttcttggaatagcttgagaaggataggtattatctctgctttaaatgtctggtagaactcccctgggaagccatctggtcctggactcttatttgttgggagatttttgataaccgattcaatttcttcgctggttatgggtctgttcaagctttctatttcctcctgattgagttttggaagagtgtgggtgttcaggaatttgtccatttcttccaggttgtccaatttgttggcatataatttttcatagtattccctgataattatttgtatctctgagggattggttgtaataattccattttcattcatgattttatctatttgggtcatctcccttttctttttgagaagcctggctagtggtttgtcaattttgtttattttttcaaaaaaccaactcttggtttcgttgatctgctctacagtttttttagattctatattgtttatttctgctctgatctttattatttctcttcttctgctgggtttaggctgcctttgctgttctgcttctagttcctttaggtgtgctgttagattttgtatttgggatttttcttgtttcttgagataggcctggattgcaatgtattttcctctcaggactgccttcactgcgtcccaaagcgtttggattgttgtattttcattttcgtttgtttccatatattttttgatttcttctctaattgcctggttgacccactcattcgttagtagggtgttctttaagctccatgcttttggaggttttccagactttttcctgtggttgatttcaagcttcatagcattgtggaatgaaagtatgcatggtataatttcaattcttgtatacttatgaagggctgttttgtgacccagtatatgatctatcttggagaatgttccatgtgcactcgagaagaaagtatattctgttgctttgggatgcagagttctaaatagatctgtcaagtccatctgatccaatgtgtcattcagggcccttgtttctttattgaccgtgtgtctagatgatctatccatttctgtaagtggggtgttaaagtccccagcaattaccacattcttatcaataaggttgcttatgtttatgagtaattgttttatatatttgggggctcgggtattcggcgcatagacatttataattgttagctcttcctgatggatagaccctgtaactattatataatgtccttcttcatctcttgttacagcctttaattgaaagtctagtttgtctgatataagtatggctactccagctttcttttgtcttccagtagcatgataaatggttctccatcccctcactctgaatctaaaggtgtcctcaggtctaaaatgagtctcttgtagacagcaaatagatgggtcttgtttttttatccattctgataccctatgtcttttggttggtgcatttaatccatttacattcagtgttattatagaaagatacgggtttagagtcattgtgatgtctgtatgttttatgcttgtagtgatgtctctggtactttgtctcacagggtcccccttaggatctcttgtagggctggtttagtggtgacaaattccttcagtttttgtttgtttgggaagacctttatctctccttctattctaaatgacagacttgctggataaaggattctcggctgcatattttttctgtctagcacactgaaaatctcgtgccaattctttctggcctgccaagtttcaaaagagagatcagtcacgagtcttataggtctccctttatatgtgagggcacgtttaccccttgctgctttcagaattttctctttatccttgtattttgccagtttcactatgatatgtcgtgcagaagatcgattcaagttacgtctgaagggagttctctgtgcctcttggatttcaatgcctttttccttccccagttcagggaagttctcagctattatttcttcaagtaccccttcagcacctttccctctcttcctcctctgggataccaattatgcgtatattatttctttttagtgtatcacttagttctctaattttcccctcatactcctggatttttttatctctctttttctcagcttcctctttttccataactttatcttctagttcacctattctctcctctgcctcttccatccgagccgtggtggtttgcattttgttttgcatttcatttaaagcgtttttcagctcctcgtgactgttccttagtcccttgatctctgtagcaagagattctctgctgtcctgtatactgttttccagcccagtgattaattttatgactattattctaaattcactttctgttatattatttaaatcctttttgatcagctcattagctgttgttatttcctggagattcttctgaggggaattcttccgcttggtcattttggatagtccctggtgtggtgaggacctgcagggcacttcccctgtgctgtggtgtataactggagttggtgggcggggccgcagtcagtcctgatgtctgcccccagcacaccgctggggccacagtcagactggtgtgtgccttctcttcccctctcctaggggcgggattcactgtggggtggcatggcccatctgggctacttgcacactgccaggcttgtgatgctggggatgtggcgtattagctggggtgggaaggcaaggtgcacggcggcagggggggcaggcttagctcgcttctccttaggtgatccacttcaggagggcccctgtggcagctggagggagtcagatccgctgccggaggtttggctccgcagaagcacagagttgggtgtttgcgcggagcgagcaatttccctggccggaaccagttccctttgggattttggctgggggatgggcgggggagatggcgctggcgagcgcctttgttccccgccaaactgagctctgtcgtccggggggctccgcagctcaccctccctttgtcctccagccttcccgctttccgagcagagctgttaacttatgacctcccagatgctaagtcgcgcttgctgtcggaacacagtccgtcaggcccctctgcttttgcaagccggactcgggggctctgcttggctggcgagccgcccctctgtcccggctccctcccgccagtccgtggagtgcgcaccgcctcgccgcccttcctaccctcttccgtgggcctctcatctgcacttgggtccggtgactccattctgctaattctatggcggttttctgggttatttaggcagctgtaggtggaatctaagtgatcagcaggacgcgcggtgagcccagcgtcctcctacgccgccatcttcctcgaTCTCAACAGAATTTATTATAGTCATATCAGAAAGCATAGGTGAGAACCCAAGAAGGGCTCTTGAAGGGCCCAGTTTGGGATAGTTTGGGCTGGTATCATCAAAATGAGTAATTACAGGCATGGATTGTGAcagtgaaaaagcaaagaaagtgcACGTCCAGCTTTTGCtgaaaaaaaggaaccaggacagagaagggaaggctCTTCTTTACAGGCAAATGCCTACCTCTAGATGTAAAAGACTATGTAAGTAGCAAATCATAATGGCAACAACTACTTCAGGCAAACATCATCAATGAATCCTACATCCACTTGGTGGGACAGTGTGGAGGGCAAATTGCTGGAGGGATTCTTTCATTAATTATAAGAGGGAAAATATACCCTTACAATTAGGAAATCTGGTGAATGCCTGGctcacccaatgctcatcaccaACACTGGGACAAATTGACATCATGTGTTCCTGATGTGATGTCATGGAAAGGACACAACCTTATCTTTCTATTGTGTTCTTGTCTAAAATCCATCCcctgaaagaagagaaggaaaaacaaaacaaaacaaaataaaataaaataaaataaaataaataaaacaaaacaaacaaaataaaataaagacagagagggaggcaaaccataagagactcttaactatagagaacaaactgagggttgctagaggggataTGGGTGGGGGTACAggctaaacaggtgatggggattaaggagtgatgttgtgataagcactgggtgttatatgtaagtgatgaatcactaaattctactcctgaagccaatactacactatatgttaactaacttgaacttaaataaaatcttgggagaaaaaaaatccatccccTGAAGGTAATACGAAGGAACAGTTAGACAAATCCATATTATAGAGCATTATGTAAGACCTCTTAAAAATATCAgtgtcatgaaagacaaggagaaaaagcaggaaaactgCTTGATTAAAGGAGATGTAAGAAACAGGACAACTAAATTCAATGTGTGGTCTTGTCTTATCtcttgaataattaaaaaaaacatataaaagatgTTATTGGACTAGTTGGAGGAATTGGAATATGGACTGTATCATAGAAGAGAGTACCAGTGCTGTCTCCTGAGAACGATGATTGGACTGTGGTTTGGGGAAACCCCAGAGAATAATCAGTAGGCACACAGAAGGAAAGGGGGTTCAGCCAGTCTGGCTGGACtttaagaaagggaagagagagtggcTAATGGGGCATGGGGGCTACCCTGCAACATCAAAGTGACATGTAGTACAGGGAtgcattttttgcttttcttcctcttttgctaGCTCTGTCCCCTCTTGCCCCTCTTCCTTCTAACCTTTGCTGTACATCCCTCCAGGTCACCAGGAACCTACTCAGGTTACTCTTTTCTTAACAGGGTCAGGAGAGAAGGCTCATTTGGCAGCTTCATCCTCTATGAGGCTGGGACATTTGACCCCTTGTCCatcctcaacacacacacagactttgaCTCTCTCCCTCACCACTGGGTGGCTAAAGTAAAGCCTCATAAATATCAATTGTCTTTGGGTCTCATTTATGGTTAGTGCCTGTCCTTAATGAAGTTCTCACCTTGTCCAAAACTATACTTTCATGGACTTCTCTTTATCTGTGCTTTTTCACTTCCACAAATAAATGGTTCTGCTTTATAGGCAGGTATTTAATCAAATATACTGCAAATTCTCATGTCCtccaaattataaattattttgtactGTGTGCTACTTTCCCCCCAtgaatgtacattttatttctcagcTCATGTTAACTCTTGAATGCAGGTAAGAATTCAAAAGAATCAGGTTGAAATGGATTCAAAAAGAGGCTAGAACAGAGGTATTTGAAAttccttggagcacctgggtggctcagttagttaagtgtctgacttcacctcaggtcatgatctcacaatttgtcagttcgagcccctcactgggctttttgctgacagctcagagcctggagcctgcttcagattctgtctccctctctccctccccctcccccacttgctctctctctctctctctctctctctgtctctcataaataaataaatgttaaacaaaaaaaaaagcaaaaagaaaagtgcTTGGTGATAATTCAGATTAAACTTagtaacacacacacaggttCTATATAAAGAAAAGAGCTTTATTTTACTGGATGATTTAACTTAAACGTACAAAGATCTATATCAGGAGTTAGACAATTATAGCCTCCAGGCAAGTCTGGCTTGCTGCTTATTTTGTATGCCCCATGAACTAAGAATggttataagaaataaaaatagtattttgtgatatgaaaattacataaaatttaaatttctgtgtctataaataaagttttattgagcaTTGTCACCTGAATTATTTGAGTGCTGTCTAAGGCTACTTTTGCACTGCAATGAGAAGACTGTGTGTTCTGAGCCTAAAATATTCACCCTCCAGTTCTTAAAGAAGAAGTTTGCAACCACTTGCTCTAGTTCACAGTTGACTAAGGCTCTGCTATAGATTTTGTGCGAGGTGAATGATGGTAAAAATGAGCACCATGGGTCCAATTATATGCTAATTTGTTTCAAGAAATACAGtgcagtactgtaaatatattttctcttccttatgacttttttaaataaaattttgtttactctagcttactttattgcaaGGATACAGTATAGAATATATAcgacacacaaaatatgtgttaattgattgTTTATGTTATTGTTAAGTCttctattagtagttaagttatTGAGGAGTCAAAATTTCCACTTGGATTTTTGACTGTTCCTGTAacccccacgttgttcaagggtcaactctggttgcttttccttttctttctctattttgttttaaagtttaagagagagagagagagagagagacagagagacagagagacagagagacagagagacagagagggagagagaaaatcccaaggaggctctttTCTGtcactgccaagaccaatgtGGGGTTCCATATTaataaccacgagatcatgacctaagccaaaatcgagtcagaagcctttttttaatatgaaatttaacgtcaaattggtttccttacaacacccagtgctcctcccaacagatgccctcctcaatgcccatcacccaccctcctctccctcccactccccatcaaccctcagtttattctcagtttttaagagtctcttatgctttggctctctccctctgtaactttatttttccttcccctcgcccatggtcttctattaagtttctcaggatccacataagagtgaagacatatagtatctgtctttctctgtatgacttatttcacttagcatcacactctccagttccatccctgttgctacaaatggccatatttcattctttctcattgccaagtagtattccattgtgtatataaaccacaatttctttatccattcgtcagctgatggacatttaggctctttccataacttggctattgttgaaagtgctgctataaatattggggtacaagtgcccctatgcatcagcactcctgtattccttaggtaagttcctagcagtgctattgctgggtcatagggtagatctatttttaattttttgaggaatctccacactgttttccggagtggctgcaccagtttgcattcccaccaacagtgcaagagggttctcatttctccacatcctctccagcatctatagtctcctgatttgttcattttagccagagagtcagaaacttaactacCCAGCAGCCCTGGGGCCTGGTTGCTTTTCATATGCTCATTCAAATCTCACAACTCATTACATAGAAACTACTTTCTTGCACTTTAAAGAGGAAACAGCCACAGAAGTGGTTAGTAATTTGCTCAGGGACACACAGCTAGTATGTAGAAAAGCCAAGATTTAAACCCAGGATATCTGCTAGGAATGAGCACATGTTACTGATTAAGTGATATGAATGAAGTGTGAGTAGTGGGACACCGTAGCCGGAGGGTCAGAGGGCCTGTCTATGGCAGGGCTGCCTCAGCAGCCAGGACCCCCATTCCCCTCCCTTTTCTGGGCAATCAGGGGTCAAGATAGGGCTGGTGGTTGGTTGGTGGCTATTGAGTATGATTCAGAGCAGTTTGtttttatgataattttaacTTGGAAGTATTACTCAGATATAAAGCAGTGTTTCTTAAGTGGGCGTGGATTTTGCTTGGTAGGGAAtttttggcaatatctggaggcATCTTTGGTCATCACAACCAGAGGGGGCTGCTGCTGACATCTAGTGggcagagaccagggatgctgctaagcaCCCTACAGTtcccaggacagcccccaccacaAAGATCGATCCAGTCCCAAAAGCTGATTGTATTGACATTAAGAAACTTGTTATCCCATCATAAAAACAAACTCTAGGAGTATGTTTGGATGTTGCTgagttaaaaaatggaaatgaagactCAATTTCTGACTCATCATTTCCTGAGGGCAGTTGGCTCTGTCCTTAcaaacattttatatacacatatatacataactgAAAAAATGTAAAGTATATATGATATTCAAGAACCATACTTAGAATTCTTTCCACCACaaccattttgttttaatgtctggGCAACTTTTTTTGAATGTCCAAAATGCTTACTGTATTTTCTGAATTGTCTCTGATTCTTCTAGGGTCAATTATTC
This sequence is a window from Lynx canadensis isolate LIC74 chromosome A3, mLynCan4.pri.v2, whole genome shotgun sequence. Protein-coding genes within it:
- the LOC115509747 gene encoding cystatin-13-like, with the protein product MARLCQSLLLLVATVALVSRSVHAWGRPKVVRKFQDIPETYVYVQQALWFAMKGFNKTSKDKYSYKVVKVLKSQEQVTESLDYFLEVKIARTMCKKISGENENCLLQQDPQMQKMFYCTFIVATKPWKFEFTMLKKQCKEV